The sequence GCGCCTATCTACATCTCCGAGATCGCCCCCCGCGAACGTCGCGGGGCACTGGTCGGGCTCTACCAGTTCAACGTGGTATTCGGGATCGTGATCGCCTTCGTCTCCAACTACTTCATCGGCTTCATGGACGGCGAGAACTGGCGCTGGATGCTGGGGGTGGAAGCCGTGCCGGCCGCGCTCTATCTCTTGATGATCTGCAAGGTGCCGCGCAGCCCGCGCTGGTTGATTCTCAAGCGTAATGATGAAGCTGGAGCAGCCGAGATCATCAAGCTGATCAACCCCAAGGCCGATATCGCCGAAGAACTCGCCATCATTCGTGGCACCGAGAGCGAGGGGATTGCCAAGCAACATACCCGCCTGTTCGCCTGGCGCTACCGCCTGCCTATCCTGTTTGCTTTCCTGATTGCCGCATTCAATCAACTTTCTGGCATCAACTTCATCATCTACTACGCACCGCGCATTCTGGCCGAGGCTCAGCTCGAATCCAGTGCTGCATTGCTCTCTACAGCGGGAATCGGGGTCATCAATCTGATATTCACAATGCTGGGTATGTCATTGATCGACAAACTGGGGCGCCGGACTCTGATTCTGATCGGCTCCGCCGGTTATCTGTTGTCGCTGTGCCTGATTTCCTGGGCCTTCTACCTCAAGGACTTCAGTGCCATGGGCGGTTATGGGGTCCCGATCCTGATGGCTGTCTTCATTGCGGCGCATGCCATGAGCCAGGGTACTGTGATCTGGGTGTTCATCTCCGAGATCTTCCCCAACAAGGTCCGTGCCATGGGGCAGTCCTTCGGCAGCTCCGTACACTGGATCTTTGCGGCGCTGATCGCGTTGCTGATGCCGACCATCCTCAGCCACTTCAGCGGTGGGCCGGTGTTCGCCTTCTTCGCCGTCATGATGCTGCTGCAACTGGTGTTCGTGCTGTTCTTCATGCCCGAGACCAAGGGTGTCTCGCTTGAGGAACTCCAGGGCCGCCTGATCCGCCCTTCGCGCAAGGAGAAGGAGCAGGAACAGGCCGCGGCACTCGCGCCACAGGGCAACTGAGGCTCTTGACGCTTGGGCTTTGAAGCCCGACTCGAATAACGCTCTCCAGACGCCGACACCCCGCCCTGTGCGGGGTGTCGGCGTTCGGGGGTGCCTTCACTGTTCGTCATCACCCACCAGGCTGCTCTATTTATTGGTACACCCGCTGTGTTTCTTTAGAACACCGCTCCTGACAATACTGGATTGCGCTGACCGCCCCGGCAGAGGGTGGCAGCCGACCGCCGCGGGCTTGCCCCGGGCGCTGCATTCCAGACGTTTCAAAAGCTCAAGACACTACAATAACAAGCGGAGTCCCACATGCCCCTTTCTCAACTCCTGGACTGGCGGTTGCACCTGCTGGTCGTGGTGCTGTCCCTCGGCGCCGAACTGATCGGTATTCTCAAGTTCCCGCTCGGCCCCGGCACCTTGCTGCTGTTGCCGCTGTTCTATGCCTTCATTGCCGCCGTACTGTGCAATCCGCACCTGTTCAGCGGCACGAAACGGGTCATCCCGCCGGTGATCAGCGCGGCGGCAGGGCCGGTCATCCTGCTGTCGATCATGCCGTTCATCGCCCGCTTCGGTTCCACCATCGGCCCGGCCATCGAGCAGCTGATCTCGGCGGGTCCGGCGCTGATCCTGCAGGAACTGGGCAATCTGGGCACCATGCTGATCGCGATGCCGATCGCGGTAGTGGTGCTCAAGATGGGCCGTGAGGCGATCGGCGCGACCTACTCCATCGCGCGGGAACCCAACATCGCGATCATCTCCGACAAGTACGGCCTCAAGGGCCCGGAAGGCGTCGGTGTGATGGGAGTCTATGTGGTGGGCACCATGTTCGGCACCCTGTGGTTCGCGCTGATGGCGGGCTACCTGACCTCACTGGACATCTTCGACCCGCGTGCACTGGCCATGGCCTGCGGTGTCGGCAGCGGCAGCATGGTGGCGGCGTGTTCCGGCGCCATCGCCGGTGCCCTGCCGGAGATGGGCGAAGAGCTGCTGGCCTTCGCCGGCGCCAGCAACCTGCTGACCTATGCCACCGGCCTCTACGTCTCGCTGTTCATCGCCCTGCCGGTCGCCGAGCGCCTGTTCCGCTTCTTCAGTCGCAAGCGGGCCGGCAGCGATGACGCCATGAATGACGAGGAAGCCAAGCTCGCCTCAGACGCGCTGGTTGAAGATCGCCCGGAAAACCAGCTGGGCAAGACGGCCATGGTCGTCGCGGCGGTCTGCGTGGTCGGCTGGGTGGTCAACACCATCAATGGCGCCAGCCTGATCGACGCCGCCCCCGGCATGCTGATCCTGTACGTGATGACCATGCTGGGTCTGCTGGTCGCCCGCGTCATGCCCTTCTATCTGCCGGCCATCGCCTGGGTGTCGCTGGTCAGCATCCTGATGACGCTGCCGTGGTTCCCGGGCAGCGGCTGGATCACCGAGCAGCTGGGCTTCGTCAACTTCCTCGCCATCGTCACGCCGGTCCTCGGCTATGCGGGTCTGGCACTCAGCAAGCGCGAGTTCAGCATGTTCCGCCAGGCGGGCTGGAAGCTGGTGATCATCTCGCTGCTGGTCTTCACCGGCACCTATATCGGCTCGGCAGTCGTGGCGCAGGCACTGCTCTGATCACACGGGCTTCCGGCTTTACCTTTCGCATTACCTTCGCTTCTCACTTTGCTACCCCCTTCTCATCACTTTTACGCCGGCACTTCAGGGTGCCGGTTTCCACAGGAATTCAGCATGCAACTACCCGACAAGATCGACGAGGCACTGCTGCGCAGCTGGCGTCATGAGTTTCATCAGCATCCCGAGACGGCCTTCGAGGAGCACCGCACCTCGGCGCGCGTCGCCGAGATCCTGCGTGCCGCTGGCCTGGACGTCACCACGGGACTTGCCGAGACCGGTGTGATCGCGGTGCTCGACGGCAAGCTGGGCAAGGGCCAGACCATCGGCCTGCGCGCCGACATGGATGCGCTGGATGTCACCGAGGCCAACGCCGTCTCACATTGCTCGCACACGCCGGGCAAGATGCATGCCTGCGGTCATGATGGCCACACCACCATGCTGCTGGGCGCGGCCTGTGAACTGGCGCGCGATCCTGACTTTGCCGGCCGCGTGGTGTTCGTGTTCCAGCCGGCCGAGGAGAACGAAGGCGGCGGCCGGCGCATGGTGGAGGACGGCCTGTTCGAGCAGTTCCCGATGGATGCCATCTACGGCCTGCACAACTGGCCGGGGCTGGCACTCGGCGAGGCGGCGGTGCATGAAGAGGCGGTGATGGCGGCCTTCGATGTCTTCACCCTGACCCTGGGCGGTCACGGCTGCCACGCTGCCATGCCGCATCTGGGCAAGGACACCATCCTGGCGGCCTGTCAGCTGGTGACCCAGTTGCAGGGGCTGATCAGCCGCGAGACTCCGGCGCACCAGACCGCGATTCTCAGCATCACCCAGTTCCATGCCGGCGATGCCTTCAACGTGATGCCGGAAGAAGTCGAACTGCGCGGCACCCTGCGCTGCTTCGACCCGACACTGCGCGCGCATCTGCAGCAGCGCTTCCATGACGCCGTCGATGCCATGGCGAACTTCCACGGTCTAAAGGTCAACTTCGACTATCAGCCGCGCTATCCCGCGACGCTCAATGCGCCCGGCCATGCCGAACGCTGCGCCAGCGTTCTCGAGCAGTTGCCGAGCATCCGGCGGGTCCATCGTGACCTGCCGCCCTCGATGGCCTCGGAAGACTTCGCCTATCTGCTGCAGGAATGTCCGGGCGCCTATATCTGGCTGGGCAACGGCGAAGAGAGCGCCTCGCTGCATAATCCGCACTACGACTTCAATGATGCTGCCACGCCCATCGGCGTCAGCTACTGGACGTCGCTGGTGCGTCAGCTGCTGGCCGTTGGCGGATAGCGCATGGCTGCGATGAAGCTCTGACGAACCATCACCACTGATCAAGACCACCAGCGACACGGGCTCGGCGAGGAGTGCTGAGCATGACGATCTGCGTGATTGGC comes from bacterium Scap17 and encodes:
- a CDS encoding sugar porter family MFS transporter codes for the protein MARRRADRLTLPGDTIHLYTLEQLTSANRCLSFTPHWMSYAMPRILQWSITVALAGFLFGFDTAVISGADTSLQSQWGLSDLMHGLVIMSMALWGTVIGAIFGNWPTDRFGRRATLIGIGILYLVSALGSALATDPYVFSFFRLLGGLGVGASSVAAPIYISEIAPRERRGALVGLYQFNVVFGIVIAFVSNYFIGFMDGENWRWMLGVEAVPAALYLLMICKVPRSPRWLILKRNDEAGAAEIIKLINPKADIAEELAIIRGTESEGIAKQHTRLFAWRYRLPILFAFLIAAFNQLSGINFIIYYAPRILAEAQLESSAALLSTAGIGVINLIFTMLGMSLIDKLGRRTLILIGSAGYLLSLCLISWAFYLKDFSAMGGYGVPILMAVFIAAHAMSQGTVIWVFISEIFPNKVRAMGQSFGSSVHWIFAALIALLMPTILSHFSGGPVFAFFAVMMLLQLVFVLFFMPETKGVSLEELQGRLIRPSRKEKEQEQAAALAPQGN
- a CDS encoding DUF3100 domain-containing protein; the encoded protein is MPLSQLLDWRLHLLVVVLSLGAELIGILKFPLGPGTLLLLPLFYAFIAAVLCNPHLFSGTKRVIPPVISAAAGPVILLSIMPFIARFGSTIGPAIEQLISAGPALILQELGNLGTMLIAMPIAVVVLKMGREAIGATYSIAREPNIAIISDKYGLKGPEGVGVMGVYVVGTMFGTLWFALMAGYLTSLDIFDPRALAMACGVGSGSMVAACSGAIAGALPEMGEELLAFAGASNLLTYATGLYVSLFIALPVAERLFRFFSRKRAGSDDAMNDEEAKLASDALVEDRPENQLGKTAMVVAAVCVVGWVVNTINGASLIDAAPGMLILYVMTMLGLLVARVMPFYLPAIAWVSLVSILMTLPWFPGSGWITEQLGFVNFLAIVTPVLGYAGLALSKREFSMFRQAGWKLVIISLLVFTGTYIGSAVVAQALL
- a CDS encoding amidohydrolase, with protein sequence MQLPDKIDEALLRSWRHEFHQHPETAFEEHRTSARVAEILRAAGLDVTTGLAETGVIAVLDGKLGKGQTIGLRADMDALDVTEANAVSHCSHTPGKMHACGHDGHTTMLLGAACELARDPDFAGRVVFVFQPAEENEGGGRRMVEDGLFEQFPMDAIYGLHNWPGLALGEAAVHEEAVMAAFDVFTLTLGGHGCHAAMPHLGKDTILAACQLVTQLQGLISRETPAHQTAILSITQFHAGDAFNVMPEEVELRGTLRCFDPTLRAHLQQRFHDAVDAMANFHGLKVNFDYQPRYPATLNAPGHAERCASVLEQLPSIRRVHRDLPPSMASEDFAYLLQECPGAYIWLGNGEESASLHNPHYDFNDAATPIGVSYWTSLVRQLLAVGG